One Alnus glutinosa chromosome 3, dhAlnGlut1.1, whole genome shotgun sequence genomic region harbors:
- the LOC133863617 gene encoding PRA1 family protein F2-like — MTTYGTIPTSSAQGQPTNLEYVTRAKERIKADICTCRPWKLMFNLQSFGLPAGFADAIVRVRTNTGFFRMNYAIIVLLILFLSLLWHPISLIVFVVMMAVWLFLYFLRDEPLVVFGRTIDDRVVLIVLAVLTVVFLILTRATVNILVALLIGAVLVVLHAAMGKTDDLPLDEEATGLMTGVGPAGSAGSTSS; from the coding sequence ATGACCACCTACGGCACCATCCCAACCTCGTCCGCGCAAGGACAACCCACAAACCTCGAGTACGTCACGCGTGCGAAAGAGAGGATCAAAGCCGACATCTGCACCTGTCGCCCATGGAAGCTGATGTTCAACCTCCAGTCCTTCGGCCTGCCCGCCGGCTTCGCCGACGCCATCGTCAGGGTCCGTACCAACACGGGCTTCTTCCGCATGAACTACGCGATCATCGTCCTGCTTATCCTCTTTCTCAGCCTGCTATGGCACCCCATCTCGCTCATAGTGTTTGTGGTGATGATGGCCGTGTGGCTGTTCCTCTACTTCCTGCGCGACGAGCCCCTGGTGGTCTTCGGCCGCACGATCGACGACAGGGTGGTGCTGATCGTGCTGGCGGTGCTGACGGTGGTTTTCTTGATTTTGACGAGAGCCACGGTGAATATTTTGGTGGCGCTGTTGATTGGTGCGGTGTTGGTGGTGTTGCACGCGGCTATGGGGAAGACCGACGATTTGCCCTTGGATGAAGAGGCTACTGGCTTGATGACTGGTGTTGGCCCTGCTGGTTCCGCTGGATCTACTTcttcttaa
- the LOC133863802 gene encoding U2 small nuclear ribonucleoprotein B'' — protein sequence MAHLQPYDPYYLHHHHQPPPLQQEYDKDRSGINTLFVSGLPDDVRAREIHNLFRRRPGFDSCQLKYTGRGNQVVAFATFFNHQSAIAALHALNGVKFDPQTGSVLHIELARSNSRRKRKPGSGAYVVIDKRTKADINAQETSSDDGDSESDEPSETGNPDSGENGDLAASKSGETAIGPDNAGASLNEQPEKTVDGGACSTLFIANLGPNCTEDELKQVLSQYPGFNSLKVRAKGGMPVAFADFEEIEQANMVMEQLQDSLLPSSDRGGMHIEYARSKMRKR from the exons ATGGCTCATCTCCAGCCCTATGATCCCTActacctccaccaccaccaccaacctCCACCACTACAACAAGAGTACGACAAGGACCGGAGCGGGATCAACACGCTCTTCGTATCGGGGCTCCCAGATGACGTCAGGGCGCGTGAGATTCACAACCTCTTCCGCCGCCGCCCCGGCTTCGATTCTTGCCAGCTCAAGTACACCGGCCGCGGCAACCAG GTCGTGGCGTTCGCTACCTTTTTCAATCATCAATCGGCAATTGCAGCATTACACGCGTTAAAT GGTGTAAAATTTGATCCTCAAACTGGATCTGTTCTGCATATCGAACTGGCCAGATCAAACTCCAGAAGAAAACGTAAACCAG GTAGTGGAGCCTATGTTGTTATAGATAAAAGAACTAAAGCAGACATAAATGCCCAAGAAACATCTAGTGACGATG GAGACAGCGAATCCGATGAACCATCTGAGACCGGCAATCCTGATTCTGGCGAGAATGGTGATTTAGCGGCCTCGAAAAG TGGTGAGACAGCGATTGGTCCTGACAATGCTGGAGCTTCATTAAAT GAGCAGCCAGAAAAGACTGTTGATGGAGGAGCATGTTCCACTCTATTTATTGCAAATCTAGGACCAAATTGCACTGAAGATGAACTGAAGCAAGTTCTGTCTCA ATACCCTGGATTCAATTCTCTCAAAGTGCGTGCTAAAGGTGGGATGCCAGTTGCATTTGCGGACTTCGAG GAAATTGAACAAGCTAACATGGTTATGGAGCAACTTCAGGACAGCTTGTTACCATCATCAGACCGGGGGGGCATGCATATAGA ATATGCAAGGTCTAAAATGAGGAAGCGGTAG
- the LOC133863097 gene encoding inactive protein kinase SELMODRAFT_444075 → MSQEQKRGKQEKGSDVAAKVVVAVKASKEIPKTALVWALTHVVQPGDCITLLVVVPSPSSGRKLWVFPRFAGDCASGHKKSHSGSSSELKGDITDSCSQMILQLHEVYNPNKINVKIKIVSGSPCGAVAAEAKRAQASWVVLDKQLKHEEKRCMEELQCNIVVMKRSQPKVLRLNLVGSPPKQPEVACPLPSERDEASENQSKKKKDSLNSIRGPVVTPTSSPELGTPFTATEAGTSSVSSSDPGTSPFFISEMNGDLKKDDSLVIKENLDLDDTSSDTDSDHLSSSSSSLRFQPWMAEFLTSNCQSSQHIDGSSKRHNDKPQASTSKALQEKYLKLDGETGIGVLNYRTDMEFSGNLREAISLSRSAPPGPPPLCSICQHKAPVFGKPPRWFSYAELEIATGGFSQANFLAEGGFGSVHRGILPDGQAVAVKQHKLASSQGDVEFCSEVEVLSCAQHRNVVMLIGFCIEDRRRLLVYEYICNGSLDSHLYGRNREPLEWSARQKIAVGAARGLRYLHEECRVGCIVHRDMRPNNILITHDFEPLVGDFGLARWQPDGDTGVETRVIGTFGYLAPEYAQSGQITDKADVYSFGVVLVELVTGRKAVDLNRPKGQQCLTEWARPLLEEYAIEALVDPRLGNHYSEHEVFCMLHAASLCIGRDPHSRPRMSQVLRILEGDMVMDTNYVSTPGYDVGSRSGRICTEQQQQHYSGPLSNDAIEGFSGKLSLETLRPTCWERDKARRASSDDVF, encoded by the exons ATGAGTCAAGAACAGAAGCGAGGGAAGCAGGAGAAGGGCTCCGATGTCGCAGCGAAGGTCGTCGTTGCGGTTAAGGCATCGAAGGAAATTCCCAAGACTGCTCTTGTGTGGGCCTTGACGCATGTTGTTCAACCTGGGGATTGCATTACATTGCTTGTGGTTGTTCCTTCGCCAAGTTCTG GACGAAAACTATGGGTTTTCCCAAGATTTGCAGGGGACTGTGCCAGTGGTCACAAGAAATCTCATTCAGGATCTAGTTCAGAGCTGAAGGGTGACATTACAGATTCTTGCTCCCAAATGATCCTTCAACTTCATGAAGTTTATAACCCAAATAAG ataAATGTCAAGATAAAAATTGTTTCTGGATCGCCTTGTGGTGCAGTGGCTGCAGAGGCAAAAAGAGCTCAAGCCAGTTGGGTTGTGCTAGACAA ACAGCTCAAACACGAAGAAAAACGATGCATGGAAGAGCTGCAGTGCAACATTGTGGTGATGAAGCGGTCCCAACCAAAAGTTCTCCGTTTAAATTTGGTTGGATCACCTCCGAAACAACCTGAAGTAGCCTGTCCATTACCTTCTGAGCGAGATGAAGCATCTGAAAATCAatctaaaaagaagaaggatTCTTTGAATTCTATTCGAGGGCCAGTTGTGACTCCAACTAGTAGTCCAGAGCTAGGGACACCATTTACAGCCACCGAAGCTGGAACATCATCAGTGTCAAGCTCAGATCCAGGAACTTCACCATTCTTCATCTCGGAGATGAATGGAGATCTTAAGAAAGATGATTCATTAGTCATTAAAGAAAACCTGGATCTTGATGATACCAGTTCAGACACAGACAGTGATCATTTATCTTCGTCTTCATCAAGTTTAAGGTTCCAACCATGGATGGCTGAATTTCTAACTTCTAATTGTCAGTCCTCACAACACATAGATGGAAGTTCCAAGAGGCATAATGATAAACCTCAAGCATCAACATCCAAAGCTTTGCAAGAGAAATATTTGAAGCTTGATGGGGAAACTGGAATTGGAGTGCTGAACTATCGAACTGATATGGAGTTCAGTGGAAATCTTAGAGAAGCAATCTCACTATCGAGAAGTGCACCTCCTGGCCCCCCTCCATTGTGTTCAATATGTCAACACAAGGCACCTGTGTTTGGAAAACCCCCAAGGTGGTTTAGCTACGCCGAACTGGAGATTGCTACAGGTGGATTTTCCCAAGCCAATTTCTTGGCAGAAGGAGGGTTTGGATCTGTTCACAGAGGTATATTACCAGATGGTCAGGCAGTTGCTGTCAAGCAACACAAATTAGCTAGCTCTCAGGGAGATGTTGAATTTTGCTCAGAAGTTGAAGTTCTGAGTTGTGCTCAGCACCGAAATGTTGTCATGCTGATTGGGTTCTGTATTGAGGACAGAAGAAGGTTGCtggtttatgaatatatatgcaATGGGTCACTGGATTCTCATCTATATG GACGAAATCGAGAGCCATTAGAATGGTCTGCACGCCAAAAAATTGCTGTTGGAGCAGCTCGGGGGCTACGATATCTTCATGAAGAATGCAGGGTGGGTTGCATTGTCCATCGTGACATGCGGCCAAACAACATCCTCATCACCCATGATTTTGAACCACTG GTTGGTGATTTTGGCCTGGCAAGGTGGCAGCCTGATGGAGACACAGGCGTGGAAACAAGAGTAATTGGAACATTTGG GTATTTGGCTCCAGAGTACGCACAAAGTGGCCAAATCACGGATAAAGCTGATGTATACTCTTTTGGGGTTGTATTGGTGGAACTTGTTACAGGAAGAAAAGCAGTGGACCTCAACCGGCCCAAGGGCCAGCAGTGTCTTACTGAATGG GCACGTCCATTATTGGAAGAATATGCCATTGAGGCACTGGTTGATCCACGGTTGGGGAATCACTATTCAGAACATGAGGTCTTTTGCATGCTGCATGCTGCATCTTTATGCATAGGGCGGGATCCTCATTCTAGGCCTCGCATGTCACAG GTACTCCGCATACTGGAAGGTGACATGGTCATGGACACAAATTACGTGTCAACACCAGGATATGATGTGGGGAGCAGGAGTGGCCGGATCTGCACagagcagcagcagcaacatTATAGCGGTCCCCTATCAAATGATGCAATAGAAGGGTTTAGTGGGAAGCTGTCTCTTGAGACTTTGAGGCCAACTTGTTGGGAAAGGGACAAGGCAAGGAGGGCTTCATCTGATGATGTTTTCTAA
- the LOC133863178 gene encoding uncharacterized protein LOC133863178, with the protein MDITDGLCQHLQQKSQDILTAVQLVDNTKKLIQKLRDENCDRLLEEVVSFCKKFEIDIPDLGVRYIQRRGCHQRDHITMEHHYHFDIFNATIDFQLQELDNRFSEGAMELLTLISALDPNDAYKSFNIDDICRLAEKYYPLDFSEQEKINMRFQLKHFQLDMLNDPKLKNWSSIAELYRELIETEKSERYHLIDRLIRLVLTLSVCTATIERAFSAMKVIKIRLCNKIDDKFLANSLVVYIEREISESFNSDLILDHFVSLRTHRMQF; encoded by the coding sequence ATGGATATCACTGATGGCCTTTGTCAACATTTGCAACAAAAATCTCAAGATATCTTGACTGCTGTGCAATTGGTTGATAATACAAAAAAACTTATCCAAAAGTTGAGAGATGAAAATTGTGATAGATTGCTTGAGGAAGTAGTATCTTTCtgcaagaaatttgaaattgacattcCAGATTTGGGTGTTCGTTATATTCAACGCCGAGGTTGTCACCAACGAGATCACATCACAATGGAacatcattatcattttgacatattcaatgcTACCATAGACTTTCAATTGCAAGAGCTCGATAATAGGTTTAGTGAAGGGGCAATGGAACTCTTGACACTTATTTCAGCTTTGGATCCAAATGATGCCTATAAGTCATTTAACATTGATGATATATGTAGGCTTGCAGAGAAGTATTATCCTCTTGATTTTTCAGAACAAGAGAAAATTAATATGAGATTTCAATTGAAACATTTTCAACTTGATATGCTTAATGATccgaaattaaaaaattggtcTTCCATTGCAGAATTATATCGAGAATTGATAGAGACAGAAAAATCAGAGAGATATCATCTTATTGACAGATTGATTCGTCTTGTTTTGACTCTTTCAGTGTGTACAGCAACTATCGAACGAGCATTTTCAGCTATGAAAGTCATTAAAATAAGACTTTGTAACAAAATAGACGATAAGTTTCTCGCAAATAGTTTAGTTGTCTATATTGAGAGGGAAATTTCTGAGAGCTTCAATTCAGATTTGATACTTGATCATTTTGTTTCTCTGAGAACGCATAGGATGCAATTTTAG